A genomic segment from Spongiibacter sp. IMCC21906 encodes:
- a CDS encoding thiolase family protein has product MQYIYGAKRTALGGLNGQFAKLKAPELGAAAIKGACAENLRASIDEVLMGNVISAGVGQAPARQASLAAGLSESIPCVTVSKVCGSGMQSIITAADQIKAGSSKLVVAGGMESMSAAPYLLERARQGYRLGHNQVRDAMFVDGLEDAYSGKLMGQVGEVVAAEYHFSREELDDYALLSLERALSAQKSAAFDEEIVSVNGIASDEQPGNARPEKIRTLKPAFSPDGIITAANASSISDGAAALLVGSEGVDAQPLAAIKGYARVAGAPEQFPVAPVHCVKKLMKDIGWTVDDVDLFEINEAFALVALLPHKLLGIPLEKINVNGGACSLGHPLGTSGARIVVTLLYALKARGLKRGVASLCIGGGEATAIAIELV; this is encoded by the coding sequence ATGCAATATATTTATGGCGCGAAGCGCACTGCGCTGGGTGGACTGAACGGTCAATTTGCAAAGCTAAAAGCACCGGAGCTGGGTGCCGCTGCGATTAAAGGTGCATGTGCGGAAAACCTGCGGGCCAGTATCGATGAAGTCCTGATGGGAAATGTTATTTCTGCTGGGGTAGGGCAGGCGCCAGCACGTCAGGCATCGTTAGCCGCGGGGCTGAGCGAGTCGATTCCCTGCGTGACGGTTAGCAAGGTGTGCGGCTCAGGCATGCAGTCTATCATTACCGCTGCCGACCAAATCAAAGCTGGGAGTAGCAAGCTGGTCGTCGCTGGTGGTATGGAAAGCATGAGTGCTGCGCCGTATTTACTTGAACGTGCACGGCAGGGTTACCGCCTTGGCCACAACCAAGTACGTGACGCCATGTTTGTCGATGGTTTGGAAGACGCGTACTCGGGAAAATTAATGGGGCAAGTGGGTGAAGTGGTTGCCGCTGAATATCACTTCAGTCGTGAAGAGTTGGACGACTACGCATTGCTTTCTTTAGAGCGCGCGTTAAGCGCCCAGAAATCTGCTGCCTTCGACGAAGAAATTGTGTCGGTGAATGGCATCGCCAGCGATGAGCAGCCGGGCAATGCGCGTCCGGAAAAAATCCGAACGCTAAAACCGGCATTCTCTCCTGACGGCATCATTACTGCAGCAAATGCCAGTTCTATCTCAGATGGCGCTGCAGCATTGTTAGTGGGTAGCGAAGGTGTTGATGCACAACCCTTGGCTGCCATTAAGGGGTATGCCCGAGTTGCCGGTGCGCCAGAGCAGTTTCCTGTTGCGCCAGTACACTGTGTTAAAAAATTAATGAAGGACATCGGCTGGACAGTCGATGATGTTGACCTGTTTGAAATCAATGAGGCCTTTGCTTTAGTTGCCTTGTTACCTCATAAATTGCTGGGCATTCCACTGGAAAAAATCAATGTAAACGGCGGTGCATGTTCACTCGGTCATCCGCTGGGTACCTCAGGTGCCCGAATCGTTGTCACCCTGTTATATGCGCTTAAAGCCCGGGGTTTAAAGCGTGGCGTTGCAAGCTTGTGTATTGGTGGTGGTGAAGCGACGGCGATTGCTA
- a CDS encoding nitronate monooxygenase family protein: protein MSLPEIFKDRLSLPVIAAPMFLVSGPELVINCCKSGVVGSFPALNQRSSDGYEQWLQEVQAALTEEDAPFAVNLIVHKTNPRLAADIALTVKYKVPIVITSLGAAKDVVDAVHSYGGLVFHDVTNVRFAKKALEAGVDGLIAVCAGAGGHAGTYNPFAFISELKQLTDKTIIASGCISNGDSILAARACGADFAYVGTRFIAAKESLASQPYKDMLLEKTAADIVYTPKISGVHANFLKPSVDAAGIDLDNTPTPAMDAEHELSGEAKAWKDVWSAGQGVGAIASYETVAEIVDKFKNEYTQAFQRLSEFK from the coding sequence ATGAGCCTTCCCGAAATATTTAAAGATCGGCTGTCGTTGCCGGTTATCGCTGCGCCGATGTTCTTGGTGTCTGGCCCCGAACTGGTTATTAACTGCTGTAAATCTGGCGTGGTGGGTAGTTTTCCGGCGCTAAATCAGCGCAGTAGTGATGGCTACGAACAATGGTTGCAAGAAGTTCAAGCCGCGTTGACTGAAGAGGATGCCCCCTTTGCCGTTAATCTGATTGTTCACAAAACCAATCCTCGATTGGCTGCGGATATCGCGCTGACGGTGAAATATAAAGTGCCCATTGTGATTACCTCATTGGGCGCAGCTAAAGACGTGGTGGATGCAGTCCACAGTTACGGTGGTCTGGTTTTTCATGATGTCACCAATGTGCGCTTTGCTAAAAAAGCGCTGGAAGCGGGGGTAGATGGCCTGATTGCGGTGTGCGCTGGTGCAGGTGGCCATGCTGGCACTTACAACCCCTTTGCTTTTATCTCGGAGTTAAAACAACTTACTGATAAAACGATTATTGCCTCAGGCTGTATTAGTAATGGCGATTCAATATTGGCAGCCCGGGCCTGCGGTGCTGATTTTGCTTATGTGGGCACCCGTTTTATTGCCGCTAAAGAAAGTCTCGCCAGTCAGCCTTATAAAGACATGCTGCTTGAAAAAACTGCAGCCGATATCGTGTATACCCCTAAAATTTCCGGGGTTCATGCCAATTTTCTCAAACCCAGTGTGGATGCTGCTGGCATTGATCTTGATAACACACCCACGCCCGCAATGGATGCCGAGCATGAGCTGAGTGGCGAGGCAAAAGCCTGGAAAGATGTCTGGTCTGCAGGCCAGGGCGTGGGGGCGATTGCTTCTTATGAAACCGTTGCTGAAATTGTGGATAAATTTAAAAACGAATATACCCAAGCCTTTCAGCGGCTTTCTGAATTTAAATAG
- a CDS encoding acyl-CoA dehydrogenase family protein has product MNMTLSEEQLLIQHTAREFAQKALAGNAASLDNGEGKETFFSNLRSLAELGFMGLNIAPDFGGSGAGSIAFSLAITELARACASTAVTVSVTNMVAEVIQTVASEAQKRQYLPKICSGEYPAAGFCLTEPGAGSDPSAMRTSAVKDGGEWILNGSKAYITSGEFAGVFVVWAVTDKEAPRGKGISCFLVERETAGLEVGPAEEKMGQKGSATNPVYFDNCRIPENALMGELNRGYQVALGELAGGRIGIGSLALGIGLAATDYAKSYAQEREQFGKPISSFQALQWMLADSYTELEAARLLLMQAAYLKEGGNAFAAQASMAKLFATEAANRACYAGQQILGGHGYNREYPLERYARDVRITSIYEGTSEIQRMIIARNALAQ; this is encoded by the coding sequence ATGAATATGACATTAAGTGAAGAGCAGTTGCTTATACAGCATACTGCCAGAGAGTTTGCTCAAAAGGCCTTGGCTGGCAATGCCGCTAGTTTGGATAACGGCGAGGGTAAAGAAACGTTTTTTAGCAATCTTCGCAGCCTAGCCGAACTGGGTTTTATGGGCTTAAATATTGCGCCAGATTTTGGAGGAAGCGGCGCTGGTAGCATTGCGTTTAGTTTGGCGATTACTGAGTTGGCTCGGGCTTGTGCCTCTACAGCAGTAACCGTGTCGGTGACCAATATGGTGGCGGAGGTTATTCAAACGGTGGCGTCCGAGGCGCAAAAACGCCAGTACCTGCCCAAAATTTGTAGTGGTGAATATCCTGCTGCGGGTTTCTGTTTGACTGAGCCCGGTGCAGGCTCCGACCCTTCGGCCATGCGAACCAGTGCAGTAAAGGATGGGGGTGAATGGATATTGAATGGCTCCAAAGCTTACATCACCAGTGGTGAGTTTGCCGGGGTGTTTGTGGTTTGGGCGGTGACAGATAAAGAGGCCCCTAGAGGTAAAGGCATTTCCTGTTTTTTGGTAGAGCGAGAAACGGCAGGGCTGGAAGTGGGGCCCGCCGAAGAAAAAATGGGTCAGAAAGGCTCGGCTACCAATCCTGTCTATTTTGACAACTGTCGTATTCCAGAAAACGCCTTGATGGGCGAGCTAAATCGAGGTTATCAAGTGGCCTTAGGTGAGCTGGCGGGTGGCCGTATTGGCATTGGGTCGCTTGCTTTGGGTATTGGTTTGGCCGCCACTGATTACGCGAAAAGCTATGCCCAAGAGCGGGAGCAATTTGGTAAACCCATTTCCAGTTTCCAGGCACTGCAGTGGATGTTGGCAGATAGCTACACAGAGCTGGAAGCTGCCAGACTACTCCTTATGCAAGCGGCTTACCTTAAAGAGGGCGGCAATGCATTCGCTGCTCAGGCATCTATGGCAAAATTATTTGCCACTGAAGCCGCCAATCGTGCTTGTTATGCTGGCCAACAAATTTTGGGTGGCCATGGCTACAATCGTGAGTATCCCCTCGAACGCTATGCTCGCGATGTTCGAATCACCAGTATTTATGAGGGAACCAGCGAAATTCAACGTATGATTATTGCCAGAAACGCTTTGGCCCAATGA